Genomic DNA from Pedobacter africanus:
TTCTTCCCGAACGGAAATTTGGTATAGACCTTACGCAGCTATTCTCAATGGATGAATCCAGACAGGAATTAACTTTGGAACTGCCTGCTGATATGAGCCTGGTACAGATACCTAAGAATATTCATGTTTCCAATGACTTTGTGGATTTTAAACTGGAAAGTACGCAAAGCGGTAATAAAATTTCTTTGAAGCGAAGCTTCATGTTAAAAAATGATTTTGTACCCCTGGATAAGGTAGAATCTTTTAATGCGTCTTATAAGCAAATTGCTGAAGCCGACGAACAGCAGCTGGCAATGAAATAAATAAAATGAAACGGGGAATTCTGTGTATTTATTTCTCCATAAATAAATTACCGGAACAACTCAGGTATTGAAAACAAGTTTTAAATGCATATTTAACGAACGGCATAACATCTGCATGTAGGGAGTCAAACAAACCAAACATGAAGTATTTATCAAACGTTCTCTTAAACGTTCTCGCGTGCATTCTCCTGCTCCAGCTGAGCAGCTGCATTAAACAGGAGATTGAGCCTGAATTACTTTCTCCGGACTTAAGTGATTTTAGTATCGGAGCAAAAAGAATGGGAGAAGCAGCTTTTACATTGGTTAATCCAAAAAGTAAAAGCGATGGAAGTTTTATATTTAAAACAAGCGATACCGGAGTAGTGAATATAAAAGGTAACGTGGTTACAATCAGGAGCAACGGTAACTGCACCATTACTGCGGTACAGCTCGCTACCAATACATTTAAGAGAGATTCAATAAAAGCAACTTTTCAAATTGGCCAGAAGATGAGCCCTGTAACCAGTGTTTTTACCCTCCCTGAAAAGAAAGTGGGTGATGCACCGTTTGAGATTGCAGGCCCCGCTACCAATAGCGATGGGACCATTTCCTACACCAGCAGCCATCCGAATGTTGCCAGTGTGGTGGGAAAAACGGTGCAGATTAAATCTGCAGGAAAAACAGTGATCACCTGGTCTCAGGCCGAGAGCGGAATCTATAAGGCTTGTACGCTTAGTGCCGAACTGGTGGTGATTGATCCTCCTGTTGTGGAAAATACGGTAACCGATATTGATGGTAACGTATATAAAACCATTAAGATAGGCACGCAAACCTGGATGATGGAGAACCTCAAAACCACCCGTTACAACGATGGAACAGCTATGACTTTTGCAACAGATCGGGTAGCCTGGAGTTCAAGTACTTCTGCTGCATATTGCAGTTATGAAAATAAAAAGGAAAATGCTGATACCTATGGCTATCTGTATAACTGGGAAGCTGCACATAACTCCAAAATAGCCCCGGCCGGATGGCATGTTCCCAGTGATGACGAATGGAAGGTGTTGTACAATTACATCGGCGGAAGAAGAGAGGATGGTGCAAAAATCCAGCAGACTGGTACTGCATATTGGGAAGTTGATACCAAACCTTCTAACATTACTTTGTTTACAGCGCTTCCGGGTGGCCGAAGAACTGAATCAGGTGTTTTCTCAAGTATAGGATGGAACGGCATGTGGTGGACCTCAACAAGAACGGGTGGGGGACTTGCAGTTTATTACGATCTTTATGTAAAAGGATATATCGAACGGCATGAAACATACACATATTCGGGATTCTCTATCCGTTGTATAAAAGACTAACCATCATCTGTTATAGGGGACTTCGTTGATCCAGCGAAAGCCCCTGCCGGTAAGCTCAAATGATTTCTTTTTAAGAATTAAGGTAGCCGGTTTACCGAAAAAATCGCCTTTCAGCACTATTCTGTCGTGATCTGCTAGGGTATAATTTAAAGTATGATTTACATTAGGATCATCAGTAAAGCTGATCTGAACAGATTTGGCAAGGGTATCCAGTTTGTATTTATACCAGGCTTTTTGGCTATTTGCAGCATTGGCCAGTCCATAATTGCGATCTTCAAAGGTAAGCTGTGTCCATTTAGGCTGTAAATCTGCGCTGTCGGCTTGTTTCTGATCTGCCCATGTTAGCTCTTCTATATCAAAAATCCCGTTCATGGCATGTTGTTGAGTCGACCTGGCACCAAACCACTCTAGTTTTAAAGCGATAAATAAGGGCAGCGCGGCATATAGCAGTATTATGGCATATTTGACAAGCAGTTTTGAAATGCGCATCCACCTGGTTTTAAACACAGGAGTCTTAAGAAAATTTAGCCCAACTGTTTCGCCTTTAAAAAAGAACCTGAACATTTGAATGATGTTTGGTGAAAGTATGGTGAGGCACATCAGCATTAAACCTGTACTTAGAATTTTTACAGGCACATCAAAGCAATAATTGATGGCCACAATATTGGCTGTGGTCATGAGGCATAGAAAAGCACCTATGGTGGCTGTTTTCCTAAAAAACAACAGAAAGCCCATCAGCTCGGCAAAGCACATAAACCATTTATAGCCTTTTGAGTAGCTTAGAAAGCTCCAGGCAAGGCCCATAGGCGATGAATCGCCATAGGTAGAAAACAGCCGGTAGGAACTGAGTGCAGGAAATTGCCCGTCGTTAAGTTTGGCAAGGCCATAAGATACCAGCATCAGGCCTACATAAAACCTGAGTACCGTTATAAGCCAATAAAGAAGCTGATTGTAACTTTTCCTTTTGTAATCTAATGCTGACCAGATCAGTGTTCCGAAGACCGAGCAAATAAATATACAAAGGAGCAGTACATAATGGTAGGTGGTATCGCCGCTGCCGTTAATGGTGGTGCTAACGGGCTCCGAAACGTTTAAAAACCGCGTAGCAACCCATGGAATAAACTTATGCAGTACAGGTGTTGTAAACTGTTGTATGTAGTAAAGGAAGGGAAAGGCACCGTTAAAACAGTACACAAAAAGCATCCAAAACAGGAAGGCAAACCTTATGGAAATCAGTGCCGCAGTTTTTGTAATATTCATTTCTGAAAAGGTTAATCAATTAATTAAAGATAGATTAAACCATTTGATTTGCCGCTACTCTATGGGGTATAAACTTTGCTATTTATGGGCGCTAAAAAAATCTTGAGAACTGTCGGTTTGCTGCTGGCTTTACTTATTTCATCCATTTCTTCATTGGGCCAAAAGGTTGGCCCTACGGCGCCTCAGGTTATGGAATGGAAAGTGGGCGATACGGTGCGAAAGGCATTGGTTTATATCCCCGCCGGGGCTAAAACAAGTAATACACCTGTTATTTTTGCTTTTCATGGGCATGGGGGCACTATGGAGAATATGTTTAAGACCCGGCGTTTTGACCAATTATGGCCAGAAGCCATATTTATTTGTCCGCAGGGTTTAAATACAGCCGGGCAATTAACCGATCCGGAAGGAAAACTACCAGGCTGGCAAAAGGGGATAGGTGCAAATGAAGATCGTGACCTGAAGTTTTTTGATGCGATGCTTGCTTTTTTTCAAAAGAACTATCGGGTAGACCCTAAAAGGGTTTATGCAACCGGTCATTCCAATGGCGGAGGGTTTACCTATCTGCTTTGGGCAACAAGAGGACCTGTATTTGCAGCGCTTGCGCCTTCGGCAGCGGTGGCAGCCCGGATAATGAATCAGTTAAAACCTAAGCCGGTATTGCATCTGTATGGCGAAAATGATAACCTGGTTAAAACGCAATGGCAGAAAAGTACTTGTCAGTTCCTGTTGAAGCTAAACAGCTGCAGCGATAAAGGAGAGCCTTTTGCCGATCAGGCCATGCTGTATAAATCTGCTACAGGTAATCCGGTGGTGATTTACAGTCATCCCGGAGGGCATACTTACCCCCAGGCCGCAAACCAGGTGATCATCAATTTCTTTAAGCAACACCCTGGTCTTTAGTGTAAAAATACGGTGGTTTATTCTCTTTTGTAAGTTGTTTCTACGCCATCAGCCGCAATAATACCGATGAAAATAGTGAGCTTATTGCCTGATAAGTTGATATAGTATTCATCCTCAGAGGGGCTAAATCTGATCCTGGCGTTCGCTTTACTGGCATTAATGGCCACGTCGGCTTTCTCTAGGGTAAAGGTTCCACTCTCGGTAATTTCTCCTTTCTCATAACGGGTATAGGTTTGTCCTTCAAATTTATACTTATTGCCATTGCCCTTTTTAAAATTCGGATCAAGACCTGGTACCTGTCCGCCAGCTAAATGTCTTAATTCCCAGGTGCCCTCTATGCCGTCTTTGCTGACTACTTTTTTGCAGCTTAAAGCGGTGAGTAAAAGCATTGCCATTAATGTTAAATTCAGAATCCTTTTCATATTTGTTTGAGTTTATGCCTAAAACGAGCTGGAACGCAAAAATGCTACAGAAGATTGGCTGCTTAAAAGAAAGCACATTGCCTGGAGGTGAAGCCCACAGTTTTAAAAATCAGTAAATTCATTTCAATTATGTTGAAAATAGCCCTCATAGCTTATCGCGGGCTTGAAATCTTTGTACATTGAGGTTATGAAATATATTATATAGATGAAAAAACAGCTATACTTATTTGCAATCCTATTTGTTGCTTTTGCGGCAAAAGGCTACTCCCAGGCCAAAACTGATGTGGTTTGGAAAGAAGTGGATGGTGTGTCGATGCCAGTACCGCCAAAGGTACACCCCCGGTTATACATTCGTGATCAGCAAGTGCCTGATCTGAAAAACAGAATGAACGATCCTGAACTGAAGAAGGTCTGGGCCGATATGATCAAGATGCAGGAAGACTGGAAACCGGAGGACATTCCCGAGGTTAAAGACTTTCGCTTTTACTTTAACCAGAAAGGACTTACTGTAAGGGTTGAACTTATGGCGCTCAAGTACCTGATGACCAAAGATCCTAAGATAGGTCGTGAGGCCATCACCTCTATTATTGATACCCTCGAAATCGCTACTTTTAAAGAAGCTGGTGATATTTCAAGAGGTATTGGCCTGTTCATGGTAACAGGTGCTATAGTATACGACTGGTGTTACGATCAGTTGAAACCCGAAGAGAAAACCCGTTTTGTAAAAGCCTTTGTAAGGCTGGCCAAAATGCTCGAATGTGGCTATCCACCTGTAAAAGACAAATCTATTGTAGGGCATGCTTCGGAATGGATGATCATGCGCGACCTGCTTTCTGTAGGTATTGCTATTTATGATGAATTTCCAGAGATGTATAACCTGGCAGCGGGCCGCTTTTTCAAGGAGCACCTGGTGGCACGTAACTGGTTTTATCCATCACATAACTACCACCAGGGTATGTCTTACCTGAATGTAAGGTTTACCAATGATCTTTTTGCGCTGTGGATATTAGACCGTATGGGTGCCGGCAACGTATTTCATCCCGGACAGCAGTTCGTACTGTACGATATGATCTATAAACGCCGTCCCGATGGACAGATCCTGGCAGGGGGAGATGTAGATTATTCCCGTAAGAAACCCAAATATTATTCTTTACCAACATTTCTGGCAGGCAGCTATTACAAAGATGAATACCTGAATTACGAATTTCTGAAAGATCCTAATGTTGAACCGCATTGTAAGTTATTTGAATTCCTGTGGCGCGATACCAAACTTGGGGCCCGTAAGCCAGACGATTTGCCGCTATCCAGGTATTCTGGCTCACCATTTGGCTGGATGGTTGCCCGTACAGGCTGGGGGCCAGAAAGTGTAATTGCGGAAATGAAGATCAATGAATATACTTTCCTGAACCACCAGCATCACGATGCCGGAGCTTTCCAGATTTATTATAAAGGGCCGCTGGCTATTGATGCAGGATCGTATACAGGTACTGCAGGTGGGTATAACAGTGCGCACAATAAGAACTTTTTTAAACGGACCATCGCCCACAACAGCTTATTGGTTTACGATCCAAAAGAGGTTTTTAACATTCATGGATACGGCGGAAAAGACCAGACTGATTTTGCTGCCAATGATGGCGGACAAAGATTGCCTGGAAATGGCTGGACTGCCCCGCGCGATCTTAAAGAAATGCTGGCAGGCGATTTCAAGACCGGTAAAATCCTTGCACAGGGATTTGGCCCCGATAGCCAGGTTCCTGACTATACTTACCTGAAGGGCGATATTACAGAAGCTTACTCAGCCAAAGTGAAGGCCGTAAAGCGCTCCTTTATGTTTCTGAACCTTAAAGATACCAAAGTTCCTGCAGCTATGATCGTTTTTGATAAGGTGGTATCTTCCAATCCTGATTTCAAGAAGTTCTGGTTACTGCACAGTATTGAGCAGCCACAGATCAAGGGTAACCAGATAACTATAAAACGTACAAAGAACGGGGATAGTGGTATGCTGGTGAACACCGCTTTACTGCCTGATGCGGCAAATGCCAATATCCAGTCTGTGGGTGGTAAGGGTAAAGATTTCTGGGTATTTGGAACCAATTATGCCAACGATCCAAAACCAGGTACCGACGAGGCGCTGGAGCGTGGAGAATGGAGGGTGGAAATCAGTCCTAAAAAAGCTGCCGCTGAAGACTACTATCTGAATGTAATGCAAATTGCTGACAACACCCAGCAGCAGCTGCATGAGGTTAAGCGCATTGATGGCGACAAGGTAGTGGGGGTACAGCTGGCAGACAGGGTAGTTACCTTTAGCCGGACTTCTGAAACCCTGGATCGCGGTTTTACTTTTTCCGTTACCGGAAAAGGGACATTCCAGTTTGTAATAACAGATCTTTTGCCGGGTACCTGGCAGATCCTGAAAGATGGTAAAGTATTTAAGCCTGCGCTTTCTGCCAAAGCTGATGATGGGTCGCTTTATTTTACAGGCACTGAAGGAAGCTATCGCTTTTTGAGATAAATCCTGCGGATTTTAAAAGTTATATAAAAATAAAGGCATCTACCCTAGGGTAGATGCCTTTCTCAATTTATGAAGGAAATCTAATTAAGCGATTTTAACATTAATTGCATTCAAGCCTTTTTTACCTTGCTCGATGTCATAGCTTACAGTGTCATTCTCACGAATGTTATCTAATAAGCCAGAAGAATGAACAAAGATTTCGCTATCGCCATTAGCTGGCACGATAAATCCAAAACCTTTTGTTTCATTGAAAAATTTTACTGTTCCTTGTTGCATTGTATTTTATTTAATTATATAGCAAAGGTAGCAAAAATATTGGAAATCAAAATTTTATTTTTTAAATAAATTGATGTTAGAATATTATTTTATTGACTTGAGTGTTTCTGTAAAATTATTTTGCCTTATGCGCTATCTTGAAATAGCCTACGACATAGCTGCAAAAAGAAAAAATAAAAGGAATTAAAAATAAGGGCCAATATATTGCATTTGTCAAATCAATTATTAAACTTTGATATAACCAAACCATACTGCCGTAATTACTAAAAACTATTATTAACGTAATCAAATTCCATTTTTGATGTTTCAGAATCCTTTTTCATTTGAAGGCCGAATTCGCAGACTCGAATATTGCCTTAGCCAGCTGATATATCTTTGTTATGTATTTGCCGTTGGGTTTATTTTTGGAGCTATCGGACTGATAGATGATACTGAAAGTCCAAAAAATTCATTAACAATATTGATTGCAATTCTTCCCGGTATTTACTTCCTTTGGGCACAAGGTGCTAAAAGATGCCATGACAGGGGAAATAGTGGTTGGTACCAGTTAATACCTTTTTACGGCTTTTGGATGTGTTTTGCCCCTGGAGATACAACTGAAAATGAATATGGCGACAATCCCAAGTTACCCAAACAATACTACGACCCTTTTGCTGTCGATACCGGATCGGATGGTACGGGAAGTAATATGGTTTTGGTTGAACCAATTGACGATGTGGATGAAGATGGGATTATAAAAGAAAAATAAGTTTAAAATCTAAAACCGCATTACATCGGTATCAGGTGGCACATGTCCCAGCAAACGGCTCATGGTCATCAATTGTCCTTTGTGATGAAATTCATGGGTAATCACATGCGTAAAGATGCCATAAGCGTCGGTTTCAATGTACTTATCTGCCCATTTATAGCCTTTAACAGCGCTGCCGGGATCTTCTGCATATTTGCTGATGAACTGCTCCATAACCTGGTTTACCTCTTCAAACATCACCTGGAGTTGTTCCAGAGTACCAAATTCGTTTTCTTCATAATAAGGCTTTTGCATAGATAAAGCAAAATTGCCGGCCCAGGCAATATAGGTATTGGCTACATGTACCAGCATATAAACGATGCTTTTATGGTTAAAGGCCTCAACATTTTTCAGGATGTCCAGTTTTACCTCATCCCGAAGGTACCGGAACACTACCGCCCGAGATTCTTTTATGTGCTGGTATTGAAGTGTAAGCAAGTTGATCATAGGTTAAATATAGGAAAATGGAGCTCTTTCTTAACCGAAGTCAAGAAATTTGTATAAAACAAAGCGTTATTTTGCAGCCCGGTAGTTAAAACAATACTTTATGAAGCCAGCAGGCAGTGACGAACAGCATTTGATGAAAGCAGCCATAAGATACCGGTACTGTAGCCCAGATCAGTTAAGGGTAGCGGCCATACCAGTCCCAGTACCTGCCCATGATGAAATTCTGGTTAAGGTTAAAGCTACTACTGTAAACCGGTCAGATTGCGGTGTGCTTACCGGCAAACCCTGGGCAATCAGGTGCTTTATTGGGCTATTTAAGCCTTACCGCCCCGTTACAGGAACCGATTTTGCAGGTATAGTAGTGGAAAAGGGCGCAGGCGTGCACAACTTTAACGTTGGTGATAATGTGTATGGCTTTTTTGATCAGGGCTTAAGCTCACATGCAGAATATGTAGCGGTATCTGTTAAACAAGCCGTGCTTAAAATGCCCGGCCATATAAATTTTGAGCAGGCGGCAGCAAGTTTGGAGGGCGCACATTATGCCTTTTATTTCCTGGATCCGTTAAAGGTTAAGGCTGGTGATAAAGTATTGATCAACGGGGGCACCGGCGCTATTGGCAATGCGGCATTACAATTTTTAAAACATTTGAAGGTTCAGGTTACCGTAACCTGCGAAACCGCTTATACGGCCGTACTCCAATCTCTGGGTCCAGATCGGGTCATTGATTATCAGAATGAAGACTTTACCAAGCTTAATGAGCAGTTCGACTACGTTTTTGATGCTGTTGGAAAAAGCACTTTCGCGCAATGTAAGCCACTGCTCAAGCCAAAAGGCATCTATGTCTCGTCCGAGCTGGGCCCCAACTGGCAAAACCCGCTGCTGGCTTTGTTAGCTCCATTTATGCCAGGTAAAAAAGTAAAATTTCCGCTTCCTTATTCCATACACAGGAGCATGCAGTTTATTGACGGGCTAATTTTAAAGGGAGAATTTACTCCATTAATAGACCGGAGGTACAGTCTGGCCGAAATTGCCGATGCTTATACCTATGTTATGAGCGGACAGAAAAAAGGAAACGTGGTACTTACTTTCGATTGAGTTTCCGCAATTGCACTTATTCATCATCTAGGGTTAAGAGATATTTCAGATTTCTTTTAACTTTAGTAGATAATTTTAATGATGAACCGCAACAATAGCCCCATACCGCCCAATAAGCCCGAACCAGATGCTGAGGTTCTGGAGATCATGAAATCACTTGTAAGTTCAGATTATAATACGCCGGAAGAAAAGGAGTTCTTTGCCGCAAATATCCCTGTTAAGCGGGTAAAGAAAGGAATGTTTTTATTGAAAGAGGGCGAGGCCATTACGGCATCATACCATTTGTTTAAAGGTTGTGTAAGAGAATATTATTATAAAGATGGTGAGGAAAAGACCGTGGCATTTTATACAGTTGGCGAAAGTTTAACTGATGGTGGGAATAACTTGAATAGGATTCCCAGTATCGTAAACTGGGAATGTGTTAGTGAATGTATTGTTTCAGTTTTTCCATTTGAAGTGGAATATGAAATGTACAAGCGTTTTCCAAGACTGGAATCTATGTGCAGGATGGAAATGGAAAAGCAGTATTCAAACTATAAAGCAGCTATAAATCAATTTTTATCTTCAAGCCCAATGGAGCGTTATGAACATCTGATCAGGACACGGCCGGAGCTGTTTCAATTGGTCCCGCTTTACCATATTGCAAGCTACCTGGGCATTAAACCAGAATCTTTAAGCAGGATAAGGGGCAGGATGCGTTCATCTGCAGCCACAAAGTAAGTTGTTCATTTCCTAACCGAAGTCAAGTAGTCCGGGCTTTCCCGATTTTATTTTTGTACCAGATAATATCAAAGTATAAAAATTAAAAATCTTATTATGAAAAACCTAGCCCTTGCATTTGTTGCGGTCCTTACAGTTTTGGTATCCTGTAAAAAAGATGAAAAGAAAAATCCTGAGCCTTCATCGCGTACCCTCCGCTATGAGATTACCGGAAATTTTACCGGCTCTCTTGTTGCTTCCTATACCACTGCTTCAGGCGGTGTATCAGCTGATCCGGTGACTTTACCATGGAACAAAGAAATCAATTATGCCCAAAGTGTAACTGCAGCTGTTCTGGCTGTGGCTGGAAGTGGCGGTACTGCCGGGCAAAAAGTTACCGTAGTGATCAAGAGAGGTGGAGTTCAGGTAGGTGAACCTATAGAGGCGATTGCCAGTAGTGCCGGCAGTTTTACGAAGTCTGCAGCACCTGTTGTCTTTTAATTATTTTCTGCTCCAGAGGGCTATGAGCTAATTCATAGCCCTTAAAAATGCATAAATTAGCCGCTCAACGGTTTTAGAATACCGAAAATTATACACAGTTTTGGAGGAAACAAAGTGTAAGCTGAAAAAGCCAGATGGATAGCTATGAATCGTTAACAGATCAGGAGTTGCTTGTGTTGTTGAAGCAGCAGGATGAGCTCGCTTTTGCTGAAGTGTATAGCAGGCACTGGGATATGCTTTTTCAGCATGCACGTAAAGTATTGCGTGATACTGATGAATCAAAAGATCTTATTCAGGATTTGTTTATATCGTTTTGGACAAAATCAGATAACCTGGATATCAGGACCAACCTTAAGGGGTATTTCTATCGCGCGGTTCGGAACAGGATCTTAAATCTTATCCGCAATAAAAAGGTAAACCACGATTTTATTGAATTGATTGCTGCACAGATGGACGATAGTGACGATACCATTTTAGACGGCATTAATGAGCGCGATCTGGTGAAACTGATAGATGAGGAAATTGAAAAATTGCCGCCTAAAATGAAGCGTGCATTTGAAATGAGCAGAAAGGATTTCCTGAGCAATAAGGAGATTGCGGCACAGCTGGGCATTTCAGAAGATGCAGTCAAACAGCAAATATCACGTTCTATGAAGCTGCTCAAATCCAGGTTGGGTAAATATCCGGGCCTATCTATTGTTTTGATTACTTTGATGCACCAGCAAATTTAATTTAAAAAAAATGTCACCGGCGCTTTTGAGAGGTGTCTTGCTTATAACAGGATAACTATGGATACTTCAAAAGATAAAGCCGAAAGACTAGTAGATGCCTACCTTTCTGGCCATGCAACTGACCGGGAGCGCCATATGCTTGAGCATAAATATGCAAGAGCTTTATTGCAAAGGGAATACATTGATGATCTGGAACCAGAAGAAATTAATGCACTGCGCAGAGAAGGCTTCCTGAAGGCTATGGCTGCTATCCGTGAAACGGATCAAAAGCCCGCAACCAGGAAATTATGGCCCCGTATTGCTCTAGCAGCCGCGGCATTTGCCGCAATTACTTTAAGCATATGGCTATATACCTTTTACAATCCGGTTCCCGGCGGGCAAGCCGAAAATGGGCAGGGGCATAGGTATACAAATGACATTGGACCTGGAAAACACACAGCTACAATCACAACCGCAAACGGACTTACAGTGCAGCTTAGTGACACCAGAACGGCAGTCATTATGAAAGAAGGAAAGGCCTTCTACAATGACGGTAGCCCTGTTCAGCAAGTTTCATCTGGCTTTGATAAAACCTTGAAAATTAGTACACCGCGCGGCGGTACTTATCAGGTTACATTATCTGATGGTACACGTGTATGGCTTAATGCTGCTTCCAGCTTAACCTATCAGGCCAATCCCGATGTAGGGGGGCAGCGTAGTGTACAACTTGAAGGAGAAGCTTATTTCGAAGTAGCCAAAGACAAAACCAGACCTTTTATAGTACATAGCCGAAACCAGCAGGTACAGGTGCTGGGAACACACTTTAATGTAAATAGTTATATAAACGAGGCCGAAACCCGAACCAGTTTGCTTGAAGGCAGTGTAGCAGTAACTGCTGCAGGTAAGCGTTACCAGCTAAAACCTGGTCAGCAAGCTGTAGTTTCAACAGAGAATGTAGAGATTGGTGCGTTTGATACCGAAACAGCCCTTGCCTGGAAAAATGACATGTTCATACTCAACAATCAGAACCTCGAGAGTATCCTGAGACAAGTAGAGCGATGGTACAACGTAGACGTTGAATACCGCGATCAGGCCCTTAAAAAGCAAACTTTTGATGGTGCCGTATCCAGGTTCCAGAATATTTCGCAATTGCTTGAAGTATTGGAATCTACCGGTGCTGTTCATTTTAAACTCGAAGGAAGGAGGTTAACAGTGACCAGGTAGTACAACAACAAATGAACATATAACCGGAAGTGCGCTAACACTCCCGGCTAAATCAGGTGTTCAGCAGAAACGTATCGAAACATATCAACTAAACCACTAAAAACAAATGTATGAATTTTAATCAACTGGTTCGTGCAATGAAACTTACTATACTATTGATTACGGTAATTGTTTTGCAGGCTGCGGCCTCAGGCTTTGCCCAGAATGTCACTTTCAATAAAAGGAATGCCACTTTGAGGCAGCTTTTTACAGAGATCAGAAAGCAGACGGGCTACAACGTGCTATGGCAACGTGAAAAAGTAAACGCCGACATTAAAGTAGACATCACATTCCGGAACACGCCACTTGCAGAGGTACTGAAAACTGCACTGGAACCACGGCTGTTAACCTATTCTATAGTTAACAAGACGGTAGTAGTTAAGCCGCAGGAACCATCTTTAATCCAAAAAATAACACGCTTCTTTTCTGCCATAGATGTAAAAGGCACGGTTACGGATGCGGAAACAGGTAAAGCCATACCTGGGGTAACCATTACTTTAAAAGGTACTAAACGTCTTGTTATTGCCGATGAGCAAGGCAACTTTATTTTCAGTGATGTACCGGAAGATGGTATACTGGTATTTTCTAATATCGGTTATGTGAGTTCGGAAGTAAATGCAGCTGCAAAGCTGATGGTAAAACTGGTACCCTTTAACCAAATGCTCGAAAACGTTGTGGTATCTACCGGTTACCAGTCCCTTCCCCGCGAACGTGCTGCCGGCTCTTTTGGGGTAATAAAGCAGGCCACACTCGATAAAAGGAGCAATGTAAACATCCTGTCTTATCTGGAAGGGCAGGTGCCGGGATTGCTTACCGGTGCCGACGGCAGGATCACTATCAGGGGCCAAAGCACCTTGGTAAACGCCAATAAAGACCCGCTTATAGTGTTGG
This window encodes:
- a CDS encoding DinB family protein, with the protein product MINLLTLQYQHIKESRAVVFRYLRDEVKLDILKNVEAFNHKSIVYMLVHVANTYIAWAGNFALSMQKPYYEENEFGTLEQLQVMFEEVNQVMEQFISKYAEDPGSAVKGYKWADKYIETDAYGIFTHVITHEFHHKGQLMTMSRLLGHVPPDTDVMRF
- a CDS encoding alpha/beta hydrolase family esterase is translated as MGAKKILRTVGLLLALLISSISSLGQKVGPTAPQVMEWKVGDTVRKALVYIPAGAKTSNTPVIFAFHGHGGTMENMFKTRRFDQLWPEAIFICPQGLNTAGQLTDPEGKLPGWQKGIGANEDRDLKFFDAMLAFFQKNYRVDPKRVYATGHSNGGGFTYLLWATRGPVFAALAPSAAVAARIMNQLKPKPVLHLYGENDNLVKTQWQKSTCQFLLKLNSCSDKGEPFADQAMLYKSATGNPVVIYSHPGGHTYPQAANQVIINFFKQHPGL
- a CDS encoding fibrobacter succinogenes major paralogous domain-containing protein, which gives rise to MKYLSNVLLNVLACILLLQLSSCIKQEIEPELLSPDLSDFSIGAKRMGEAAFTLVNPKSKSDGSFIFKTSDTGVVNIKGNVVTIRSNGNCTITAVQLATNTFKRDSIKATFQIGQKMSPVTSVFTLPEKKVGDAPFEIAGPATNSDGTISYTSSHPNVASVVGKTVQIKSAGKTVITWSQAESGIYKACTLSAELVVIDPPVVENTVTDIDGNVYKTIKIGTQTWMMENLKTTRYNDGTAMTFATDRVAWSSSTSAAYCSYENKKENADTYGYLYNWEAAHNSKIAPAGWHVPSDDEWKVLYNYIGGRREDGAKIQQTGTAYWEVDTKPSNITLFTALPGGRRTESGVFSSIGWNGMWWTSTRTGGGLAVYYDLYVKGYIERHETYTYSGFSIRCIKD
- a CDS encoding DUF805 domain-containing protein yields the protein MFQNPFSFEGRIRRLEYCLSQLIYLCYVFAVGFIFGAIGLIDDTESPKNSLTILIAILPGIYFLWAQGAKRCHDRGNSGWYQLIPFYGFWMCFAPGDTTENEYGDNPKLPKQYYDPFAVDTGSDGTGSNMVLVEPIDDVDEDGIIKEK
- a CDS encoding lipocalin family protein; translation: MKRILNLTLMAMLLLTALSCKKVVSKDGIEGTWELRHLAGGQVPGLDPNFKKGNGNKYKFEGQTYTRYEKGEITESGTFTLEKADVAINASKANARIRFSPSEDEYYINLSGNKLTIFIGIIAADGVETTYKRE
- a CDS encoding NAD(P)-dependent alcohol dehydrogenase; this encodes MKPAGSDEQHLMKAAIRYRYCSPDQLRVAAIPVPVPAHDEILVKVKATTVNRSDCGVLTGKPWAIRCFIGLFKPYRPVTGTDFAGIVVEKGAGVHNFNVGDNVYGFFDQGLSSHAEYVAVSVKQAVLKMPGHINFEQAAASLEGAHYAFYFLDPLKVKAGDKVLINGGTGAIGNAALQFLKHLKVQVTVTCETAYTAVLQSLGPDRVIDYQNEDFTKLNEQFDYVFDAVGKSTFAQCKPLLKPKGIYVSSELGPNWQNPLLALLAPFMPGKKVKFPLPYSIHRSMQFIDGLILKGEFTPLIDRRYSLAEIADAYTYVMSGQKKGNVVLTFD
- the hepB gene encoding heparin/heparin-sulfate lyase HepB, producing the protein MKKQLYLFAILFVAFAAKGYSQAKTDVVWKEVDGVSMPVPPKVHPRLYIRDQQVPDLKNRMNDPELKKVWADMIKMQEDWKPEDIPEVKDFRFYFNQKGLTVRVELMALKYLMTKDPKIGREAITSIIDTLEIATFKEAGDISRGIGLFMVTGAIVYDWCYDQLKPEEKTRFVKAFVRLAKMLECGYPPVKDKSIVGHASEWMIMRDLLSVGIAIYDEFPEMYNLAAGRFFKEHLVARNWFYPSHNYHQGMSYLNVRFTNDLFALWILDRMGAGNVFHPGQQFVLYDMIYKRRPDGQILAGGDVDYSRKKPKYYSLPTFLAGSYYKDEYLNYEFLKDPNVEPHCKLFEFLWRDTKLGARKPDDLPLSRYSGSPFGWMVARTGWGPESVIAEMKINEYTFLNHQHHDAGAFQIYYKGPLAIDAGSYTGTAGGYNSAHNKNFFKRTIAHNSLLVYDPKEVFNIHGYGGKDQTDFAANDGGQRLPGNGWTAPRDLKEMLAGDFKTGKILAQGFGPDSQVPDYTYLKGDITEAYSAKVKAVKRSFMFLNLKDTKVPAAMIVFDKVVSSNPDFKKFWLLHSIEQPQIKGNQITIKRTKNGDSGMLVNTALLPDAANANIQSVGGKGKDFWVFGTNYANDPKPGTDEALERGEWRVEISPKKAAAEDYYLNVMQIADNTQQQLHEVKRIDGDKVVGVQLADRVVTFSRTSETLDRGFTFSVTGKGTFQFVITDLLPGTWQILKDGKVFKPALSAKADDGSLYFTGTEGSYRFLR
- a CDS encoding cold-shock protein → MQQGTVKFFNETKGFGFIVPANGDSEIFVHSSGLLDNIRENDTVSYDIEQGKKGLNAINVKIA